The following proteins are encoded in a genomic region of Glycine max cultivar Williams 82 chromosome 18, Glycine_max_v4.0, whole genome shotgun sequence:
- the LOC100788421 gene encoding alpha-glucan water dikinase, chloroplastic codes for MSQSIFHQTVLCQTQTVAEHQSKVSSLEVSANKGKKNLFLTPTNFRGSRLCVRKRKLTMGRHHHRHVDAVPRAVLTTNLASELSGKFNLDGNIELQIAVSSSEPGAARQVDFKVSYNSESLLLHWGVVRDQPGKWVLPSRHPDGTKNYKSRALRTPFVKSDSGSFLKIEIDDPAAQAIEFLILDEAKNKWFKNNGENFHIKLPVKSKLSQEVSVPEDLVQIQAYLRWERKGKQMYTPEQEKEEYEAARNELLEEVARGTSVQDLHARLTKKTKAAEVKEPSVSETKTIPDELVQIQAFIRWEKAGKPNYSREQQLMEFEEARKELLEELEKGASLDAIRKKIVKGEIQTKVAKQLKTKKYFRAERIQRKKRDLMQLINRNVAQNIVEQVIDAPKALTVIEHYANAREEYESGPVLNKTIYKLGDNYLLVLVTKDAGKIKVHLATDSKKPFTLHWALSRTSEEWLVPPETALPPGSVTMNEAAETPFKAGSSSHPSYEVQSLDIEVDDDTFKGIPFVILSDGEWIKNNGSNFYIEFGGKKQKQKDFGNGKGTAKFLLNKIAEMESEAQKSFMHRFNIASDLIDEAKNAGQLGLAGILVWMRFMATRQLIWNKNYNVKPREISKAQDRLTDLLQDVYANYPQYREIVRMILSTVGRGGEGDVGQRIRDEILVIQRNNDCKGGMMEEWHQKLHNNTSPDDVVICQALIDYINSDFDIGVYWKALNDNGITKERLLSYDRAIHSEPNFRRDQKEGLLRDLGNYMRTLKAVHSGADLESAISNCMGYKSEGQGFMVGVKINPVPGLPTGFPELLEFVMEHVEEKNVEPLLEGLLEARQELQPSLSKSQSRLKDLIFLDVALDSTVRTAVERSYEELNNAGPEKIMYFISLVLENLALSSDDNEDLIYCLKGWDVALSMCKIKDTHWALYAKSVLDRTRLALTNKAHLYQEILQPSAEYLGSLLGVDKWAVEIFTEEIIRAGSAASLSTLLNRLDPVLRKTAHLGSWQVISPVETVGYVEVVDELLTVQNKSYERPTILIANSVKGEEEIPDGTVAVLTPDMPDVLSHVSVRARNSKVCFATCFDPNILANLQEYKGKLLRLKPTSADVVYSEVKEGEFIDDKSTQLKDVGSVSPISLARKKFSGRYAVSSEEFTGEMVGAKSRNISYLKGKVASWIGIPTSVAIPFGVFEHVLSDKPNQAVAERVNNLKKKLTEGDFSVLKEIRETVLQLNAPSQLVEELKTKMKSSGMPWPGDEGEQRWEQAWIAIKKVWGSKWNERAYFSTRKVKLDHEYLSMAVLVQEVINADYAFVIHTTNPASGDSSEIYAEVVKGLGETLVGAYPGRALSFICKKRDLNSPQVLGYPSKPVGLFIRQSIIFRSDSNGEDLEGYAGAGLYDSVPMDEAEKVVLDYSSDKLILDGSFRQSILSSIARAGNEIEELYGTPQDIEGVIKDGKVYVVQTRPQM; via the exons ATGAGCCAGAGTATCTTCCACCAGACGGTGCTTTGTCAAACGCAAACGGTTGCGGAGCATCAAAGTAAGGTTAGTTCCTTGGAGGTGAGTGCGAACAAAGGAAAGAAGAACCTGTTTTTGACTCCTACAAATTTTCGCGGGAGCAGGCTGTGTGTGAGGAAACGCAAATTAACCATGGGAAGGCACCACCACCGCCACGTTGACGCTGTTCCACGCGCTGTTTTAACCACCAATCTGGCTTCTGAG CTTTCTGGGAAGTTCAACCTTGACGGAAATATTGAGTTGCAG ATTGCTGTTAGTTCTTCAGAACCAGGAGCTGCAAGACAAGTAGATTTTAAGGTTTCATATAATAGTGAGTCTCTGCTTTTACATTGGGGAGTTGTGCGTGATCAGCCAGG gaAGTGGGTTCTTCCTTCTCGTCACCCAGATGgaactaaaaattataagagcAGAGCTCTTAGAACTCCTTTTGTGAAA TCCGACTCAGGATCTTTCCTTAAAATAGAAATTGACGATCCTGCTGCACAAGCCATTGAGTTCCTCATACTTGATGAGGCTAAGAATAAGTG GTTTAAGAATAATGGTGAGAACTTTCACATCAAGTTACCAGTAAAAAGCAAGCTATCTCAAGAAGTTTCAGTTCCTGAAGACCTTGTACAGATTCAAGCATATCTTAGGTGGGAACGAAAGGGTAAGCAGATGTACACTCCAGAGCAAGAGAAG GAGGAATATGAAGCAGCTCGGAATGAACTATTGGAGGAAGTAGCCAGGGGTACTTCTGTGCAAGATCTCCATGCAAggttaactaagaaaactaAAGCTGCCGAAGTAAAGGAGCCTTCTGTTTCTGAAACAAAGACCATCCCTGATGAACTTGTACAGATTCAAGCTTTTATACGATGGGAAAAAGCTGGGAAGCCTAACTACTCTCGGGAACAACAACTT ATGGAATTTGAGGAAGCAAGAAAAGAATTGTTAGAAGAGCTTGAGAAGGGGGCTTCTCTGGATGCGATACGGAAGAAGATTGTCAAAGGAGAGATACAAACTAAAGTTGCCAAGCaattgaaaaccaaaaaatacttTCGTGCTGAAAGAATACAGAGGAAAAAGAGAGATTTGATGCAGCTTATCAACCGAAATGTTGCACAAAATATAGTTGAACAAGTTATAGATGCTCCAAAAGCCTTGACAGTAATTGAACATTATGCCAATGCAAGGGAAGAATATGAAAGTGGTCCTGTTTTGAATAAGACAATATACAAGCTTGGTGATAATTATCTTCTG GTCCTTGTTACCAAGGATGCTGGCAAGATTAAGGTTCACCTAGCTACAGACTCGAAAAAACCTTTTACACTTCACTGGGCCTTATCTAGAACATCTGAAGAGTGGTTG GTACCACCTGAAACTGCTCTGCCCCCTGGATCTGTTACTATGAATGAGGCCGCTGAAACACCTTTCAAAGCTGGTTCTTCGTCTCATCCTTCTTATGAG GTCCAGTCCTTGGATATAGAGGTTGATGATGATACTTTTAAAGGAATACCTTTTGTCATTCTGTCGGATGGAGAATGGATAAAGAACAATGgatcaaatttttatattgaatttggAGGGAAGAAGCAGAAACAGAAG GATTTTGGCAATGGCAAAGGTACAGCCAAGTTCTTGTTGAATAAAATAGCAGAAATGGAAAGTGAGGCACAAAAGTCCTTCATGCATCG aTTTAACATTGCATCAGATTTGATAGATGAAGCCAAAAATGCTGGTCAACTGGGTCTTGCGGGGATTTTGGTGTGGATGAGATTCATGGCTACAAGGCAGCTCATATGGAACAAAAATTACAATGTGAAGCCACG TGAGATAAGTAAAGCACAGGATAGGCTTACAGACTTGCTCCAAGATGTTTATGCAAATTATCCACAGTATAGGGAAATTGTGAGGATGATCTTGTCCACTGTTGGTCGTGGAGGTGAAGGAGATGTCGGACAGAGGATTCGGGATGAAATCCTTGTTATCCAg AGAAATAATGATTGCAAAGGTGGAATGATGGAGGAATGGCACCAGAAATTACACAATAATACTAGTCCTGATGATGTTGTAATCTGTCAG GCACtaattgattatataaataGTGACTTTGATATTGGTGTTTACTGGAAAGCATTGAATGACAATGGAATAACAAAAGAGCGGCTTCTGAGCTATGACCGTGCCATCCATTCTGAACCAAATTTTAGGAGAGATCAGAAGGAAGGTCTTCTGCGAGATCTGGGAAACTACATGAGGACTTTAAAG GCAGTTCATTCCGGTGCAGATCTTGAATCTGCTATTTCAAATTGTATGGGCTACAAATCTGAG GGTCAGGGCTTCATGGTAGGGGTGAAGATAAATCCAGTGCCGGGTTTGCCTACTGGTTTTCCA GAATTACTTGAGTTTGTCATGGAACACGTTGAAGAGAAGAATGTTGAACCACTTCTTGAG GGGTTGCTTGAGGCTCGTCAGGAACTCCAACCATCACTCAGTAAATCCCAAAGTCGTCTGAAAGATCTTATATTTTTGGATGTTGCCCTTGATTCTACAGTTAGAACAGCAGTGGAAAGGAGTTATGAGGAATTAAACAATGCTGGACCTGAG AAAATAATGTACTTCATTAGCTTGGTTCTTGAAAATCTCGCACTTTCATCGGATGACAATGAAGATCTTATCTACTGTTTGAAG gGATGGGATGTTGCCTTAAGCATGTGCAAGATTAAAGATACTCATTGGGCATTGTACGCAAAATCAGTCCTTGACAGAACCCGTCTTGCACTaacaaacaaggctcatttatACCAGGAAATTCTGCAACCATCGGCAGAATATCTTGGATCACTGCTTGGCGTGGACAAATGGGCC gtggaaaTATTTACTGAAGAAATTATCCGTGCTGGATCTGCTGCTTCTTTGTCTACTCTTCTAAATCGACTGGATCCTGTGCTCCGAAAGACAGCTCATCTTGGAAG CTGGCAGGTTATTAGTCCAGTTGAAACTGTTGGATATGTTGAGGTTGTAGATGAGTTGCTTACTGTTCAAAACAAATCATATGAGCGACCTACAATTTTGATAGCCAATAGTGTGAAAGGAGAGGAAGAAATTCCAGATGGTACAGTTGCTGTCCTGACACCTGATATGCCTGATGTCCTATCCCATGTTTCTGTACGAGCAAGAAATAGCAAG GTGTGTTTTGCTACATGCTTTGATCCCAATATCCTGGCTAACCTCCAAGAATATAAAGGAAAGCTTTTACGCTTAAAGCCTACATCTGCTGATGTAGTTTATAG TGAGGTCAAGGAGGGTGAGTTTATTGATGACAAATCAACTCAACTGAAAGATGTTGGTTCTGTGTCACCCATATCTCTGGCCAGAAAGAAGTTTAGTGGTAGATATGCTGTCTCATCTGAAGAATTCACTGGTGAAATG GTTGGAGCTAAATCTCGTAATATCTCTTATTTAAAAGGGAAAGTAGCTTCTTGGATTGGAATTCCTACCTCAGTTGCCATACCATTTGGAGTTTTTGAACATGTTCtttctgataaaccaaaccag GCAGTGGCTGAGAGGGTcaataatttgaaaaagaagTTAACTGAGGGAGACTTCAGTGTTCTCAAGGAGATTCGTGAAACAGTTCTACAGTTGAATGCACCATCCCAGTTG GTAGAGGAGTTGAAAACTAAAATGAAGAGTTCTGGAATGCCGTGGCCGGGTGATGAAGGTGAACAACGATGGGAACAAGCTTGGATAGCTATAAAAAAG GTGTGGGGCTCAAAGTGGAATGAAAGAGCATACTTCAGCACAAGAAAAGTGAAACTCGACCACGAATATCTTTCCATGGCAGTCCTGGTTCAGGAAGTGATAAATGCTGACTATGCTTTTGTCATCCACACAACTAACCCTGCCTCTGGAGATTCATCGGAAATATATGCTGAG GTGGTAAAGGGACTTGGAGAAACACTGGTTGGAGCTTATCCTGGTCGTGCTTTGAGTTTTATCTGCAAGAAACGTGATTTGAACTCTCCTCAG GTCTTGGGTTATCCTAGCAAACCTGTCGGCCTATTTATAAGACAGTCAATTATTTTCCGATCTGATTCCAATGGTGAAGATCTAGAAGGTTATGCTGGTGCAGGTCTTTATGACAG TGTGCCAATGGATGAAGCCGAGAAGGTGGTGCTTGATTATTCATCAGACAAACTGATCCTTGATGGTAGTTTTCGCCAGTCAATCTTGTCCAGCATTGCCCGTGCAGGAAATGAAATTGAAGAGTTGTATGGCACTCCTCAGGACATTGAAGGTGTCATCAAGGATGGCAAAGTCTATGTTGTCCAGACCAGACCACAAATGTAA
- the LOC102664472 gene encoding uncharacterized protein — protein sequence MPQQNIYQPNQFATGHQQFPNSPATYTAPPGFHLQRNYTQFGPPQSQAHQITYIAPTLSTVAAPSMTQYSVASMTYQTSFPLEYLAHDRPKTGLWTRMLLTMSPLMVKISRILLQSKGMKIFSLQMVKVDHSVLLEGFLGSDGLYQFPSLPLSSCLHSNQSNSAHCVSTPVQVLKTTHTVPTHTSTSGSLWPNRLGHPNFSVLSHVLKLCKKPTSNKMSTDLSVACCMGKSHKLPSQPSFTDYEPLQLIFLDLWGPSPISCYQYYVSFTDAHSDILGFTFLNKSLIHLPFLNSLRLWLSFN from the exons ATGCCTCAGCAAAACATTTATCAACCAAATCAGTTTGCCACTGGACATCAACAGTTTCCTAATTCTCCAGCTACTTACACTGCACCACCAGGATTTCATTTACAACGAAACTACACTCAGTTTGGTCCTCCACAGTCACAGGCACATCAAATTACTTATATAGCACCTACCCTCTCTACTGTAGCAGCTCCATCCATGACTCAGTATTCAGTAGCATCAATGACCTATCAAACTTCTTTCCCACTAGAGTACTTAGCTCATGACCGTCCCAAAACTGGGTTGTGGACTCGAATGCTTCTCACCATGTCACCACTGATGGTGAAAATCTCACGAATTCTGCTGCAGTCCAAGggaatgaaaatattttccttgCAAATGGTCAAG GTTGATCATTCTGTCCTACTTGAAGGGTTCCTTGGTTCAGATGGGCTTTATCAGTTTCCATCTCTTCCTCTCAGCTCATGTCTACACTCAAATCAGTCCAATTCTGCTCACTGTGTTTCTACTCCTGTTCAAGTGTTAAAAACTACTCACACTGTACCTACACACACTTCTACTTCAGGTTCTCTATGGCCCAATAGGCTTGGCCATCcaaatttttctgttttgtctCATGTACTCAAATTGTGTAAGAAACCTACTTCTAATAAAATGAGTACTGATTTAAGTGTAGCATGTTGTATGGGAAAATCTCACAAATTACCCTCTCAACCTTCCTTTACTGACTATGAACCATTACAACTTATATTCTTGGATCTTTGGGGTCCATCACCCATTTCATGTTATCAATATTATGTATCTTTCACTGATGCTCATAGTGATATACTTGGATTTACTTTCTTAAACAAAAGTCTGATACACTTGCCATTTTTAAACAGTTTAAGACTTTGGTTGAGCTTCAACTAA